A genomic window from Candidatus Zixiibacteriota bacterium includes:
- a CDS encoding sigma-54 dependent transcriptional regulator: MAKDKVKILVIDDDPKVSWILSEGLAGKYNFVSARDGIEGLQMVSTEKPDLILLDIKMPGMNGIEVLEKLNKLDTRPDVIMVSGHGETNYVVDSIKLGAAEFINKPFDVEEIEIHINGVLERTQLRKEVSELKHQLEARSNYDSFIGDSQAMHKVRAIIEQVADSELTVLIRGESGTGKEIVARLCHQLSSRKNKPFVKVNCAAIPRDLLEAELFGYEKGAFTGAHKNKQGRFELADKGTIFLDEIGDMPMELQSKLLQVLEQQEFVRVGGIQNIHVDVRIICATNRNLERAIKEQGFRDDLFYRLNEITIFLPPLRDRREDIPLLVSYFIEKYNNQYEREFGSLSAEILDKLASFTWPGNVRQLENMLKQVVVRGDESVISDLIDSAGSGPIVISPENSQHSEAVSNPGPATASDTYSLKERVGKTVASEERKLIAEVLAKTNWNRRKAAELLDISYRSLLYKIKDYNLNATD; this comes from the coding sequence ATGGCCAAAGACAAAGTAAAAATACTGGTTATCGATGATGACCCCAAGGTTTCCTGGATCCTCAGCGAAGGGTTGGCGGGGAAGTATAATTTCGTTTCCGCGCGCGACGGTATCGAAGGTCTTCAGATGGTTTCCACCGAGAAACCGGACCTGATACTTCTCGATATAAAGATGCCGGGAATGAACGGTATAGAGGTGCTCGAAAAGCTCAACAAGCTCGATACCCGCCCCGATGTTATCATGGTTTCCGGGCACGGCGAGACCAACTATGTCGTCGATTCGATCAAGCTGGGCGCCGCCGAGTTTATCAATAAACCCTTCGATGTTGAAGAGATTGAAATCCACATCAACGGCGTTCTGGAGCGTACGCAGCTTCGCAAGGAAGTCAGTGAACTCAAGCACCAGCTCGAGGCTCGGAGCAACTACGACAGCTTTATCGGTGATTCGCAGGCGATGCACAAAGTGCGGGCCATTATCGAGCAGGTTGCCGATTCCGAATTGACCGTGCTGATTCGGGGCGAGTCCGGTACCGGCAAGGAAATCGTGGCACGGTTGTGCCATCAGCTTTCCAGCCGCAAGAACAAACCTTTCGTTAAAGTGAATTGCGCCGCTATCCCGAGGGATCTGCTGGAGGCTGAACTGTTCGGTTATGAGAAGGGCGCTTTTACCGGAGCCCACAAGAACAAGCAGGGAAGATTCGAGTTGGCCGATAAGGGGACGATCTTTCTCGACGAGATAGGCGATATGCCCATGGAGCTTCAGTCGAAATTGCTTCAGGTTCTCGAACAACAGGAGTTCGTTCGCGTGGGAGGCATTCAGAACATTCACGTCGATGTCAGGATTATTTGCGCGACGAACCGCAATCTGGAGCGAGCCATCAAGGAACAGGGTTTCCGCGATGATTTGTTCTATCGGCTTAACGAGATAACCATATTCCTTCCGCCTCTTCGCGACCGTCGGGAGGATATTCCGCTTCTGGTCAGTTACTTTATCGAGAAATACAACAATCAGTACGAGCGGGAATTCGGCAGTCTTTCAGCCGAGATTCTTGACAAGCTGGCGTCGTTTACCTGGCCCGGCAATGTTCGCCAGCTCGAGAATATGCTCAAGCAGGTCGTGGTTCGCGGCGACGAGTCGGTGATATCCGATCTCATCGATTCGGCCGGTTCCGGACCGATCGTTATCAGTCCGGAAAACTCTCAACATTCTGAGGCGGTCAGCAACCCCGGTCCGGCCACCGCGAGTGACACGTATTCCCTCAAAGAGCGGGTGGGCAAGACTGTGGCCAGCGAAGAAAGAAAGCTCATCGCTGAGGTACTGGCGAAAACAAACTGGAACCGCCGCAAAGCAGCCGAGTTACTTGATATTAGCTATCGTTCGCTTCTTTACAAGATCAAAGACTATAATCTTAACGCCACGGATTGA
- a CDS encoding ATP-binding protein, whose amino-acid sequence MSGSKKKPTQKRSNNPGPSSPSGSIERKSALREHESVATLKRELQEKITSLTEANRQLKRKIFDLYTIFEISRNFNAVLDYQQLLDTFIYTSLAQVGASKAAVYIERNQRDGVYGMAKHKGSGDFPDDNLSFRRDSGLISYLTKLNRPAATSDVITDLASEEERLILERFHPGLIVPLIFQSRLGGVLLITDKMSGREFNMDDIEFLSILGNKISVAIENTRLYEAEKEASQQLRATQQQLVHSERLAALGEMSAKVAHEINNPLGIIKNYLLLTRKSVGSNKNAGEFLEILSQEIERIARIVKELLDFHRPKGIQFRRVDIAAVVSDVLLLMERQMESKGIRLEKGFEPNCPEVEASPESLKQVFLNLIINAVDVMPNGGRLKVSVVSEADEVVISFRDTGPGIAPDVIPRIFEPFFTTKEPGKGTGLGLSVCYGIIKQHKGSITYKNTDDGGCFEVRLPK is encoded by the coding sequence ATGAGCGGCAGTAAGAAAAAGCCAACTCAGAAACGATCCAACAACCCAGGTCCATCCAGCCCATCCGGCTCCATCGAGCGCAAAAGCGCCCTCAGGGAGCACGAATCGGTGGCGACGCTCAAGCGGGAACTTCAGGAAAAAATAACGAGTCTCACCGAGGCCAACCGGCAACTCAAGCGGAAAATATTCGATCTCTACACGATTTTTGAGATCAGTCGCAATTTCAACGCGGTGCTGGATTACCAGCAACTTCTCGACACCTTCATATACACGTCACTGGCGCAGGTGGGGGCCTCGAAGGCGGCCGTGTATATCGAGCGCAATCAGCGTGACGGTGTGTACGGCATGGCGAAACACAAAGGTTCGGGTGATTTCCCCGATGACAATTTGTCTTTTCGCAGAGACTCGGGGCTTATCAGTTATCTGACCAAGTTGAACCGTCCGGCCGCTACCAGCGATGTAATCACGGATCTGGCGTCCGAAGAGGAGAGGCTGATTCTGGAGAGATTTCATCCCGGACTGATAGTGCCGTTGATCTTTCAGAGCCGTCTTGGCGGCGTGCTTTTGATAACCGATAAGATGTCGGGCCGCGAGTTCAATATGGATGACATCGAGTTTTTGTCGATTCTGGGCAACAAGATATCGGTGGCTATTGAGAACACGCGTCTTTACGAGGCGGAGAAAGAAGCCAGCCAGCAACTGCGCGCCACGCAGCAACAGTTGGTACATTCGGAAAGGCTGGCGGCGTTGGGGGAGATGTCGGCTAAAGTGGCTCACGAGATAAACAATCCGCTTGGTATAATCAAGAATTACCTCCTGCTCACGAGAAAATCGGTTGGCAGCAACAAGAATGCCGGCGAGTTTTTGGAAATACTCAGTCAGGAGATTGAACGGATAGCTCGCATCGTAAAGGAACTTCTGGATTTCCACCGCCCGAAAGGTATCCAGTTCAGGAGGGTTGATATTGCCGCGGTGGTGAGCGACGTGCTTCTTTTGATGGAGCGCCAGATGGAGAGTAAGGGGATACGTCTGGAGAAGGGTTTCGAGCCGAACTGTCCCGAGGTCGAGGCTTCGCCGGAGAGTCTCAAGCAGGTGTTTCTGAATTTGATAATTAATGCGGTTGATGTAATGCCCAACGGCGGAAGACTCAAGGTGAGCGTTGTTAGCGAGGCGGACGAAGTCGTCATATCATTTCGCGACACCGGACCGGGTATCGCGCCCGATGTGATACCGCGGATTTTCGAGCCGTTTTTCACCACTAAGGAGCCGGGAAAGGGGACCGGTCTGGGGCTTTCGGTCTGCTATGGTATAATTAAACAGCACAAGGGGTCGATAACTTATAAAAACACCGATGACGGCGGCTGTTTTGAGGTGAGGCTGCCCAAATGA
- a CDS encoding cation:proton antiporter, producing MAENIPILDITLHYLAPAGAVMLLGLLGGKIARKIKLPKVTGYLLTGIVIGPSLMNLISTEVVENLSLINDIALGLIMFAIGGVFEIHHIRSVGKKTIWLTIGQSLGAAMFIAVSLLIIGMDWFPALLLATIGIEIAPAATILVLREYEARGDFTDTLITIVATSNIVCILSFEFVFSLGQIREGTSLLYAAMSPLYELGGSLVIGSAVGYVISKWEQHVEDQAELLMIIVAGVMLVIGLATTLNLQPLFAALIMGAVTTNLSLMHRLIYIELRQVEQPLYIAFFVLAGASLHLELLPALGLAGITYLVSRPVGKIIGIYAVSRWKNLSTDVRKYLGLGMLVQAGVAIGLVNVINDADPQLGNTITPLVLASIIIYETAGPPVIRWVLYKVREVASIE from the coding sequence GTGGCCGAAAATATACCCATTCTCGACATCACCCTCCACTACCTGGCTCCGGCCGGCGCCGTTATGCTCCTGGGTCTGCTCGGCGGAAAAATCGCCCGCAAAATCAAGCTGCCGAAAGTGACCGGGTATCTACTTACCGGCATAGTCATCGGCCCCTCGCTGATGAATTTGATCTCCACCGAGGTCGTCGAGAATCTGTCGCTCATTAACGATATCGCACTCGGCCTGATAATGTTCGCTATCGGTGGCGTCTTTGAAATCCACCACATCCGTTCGGTCGGGAAGAAAACCATCTGGCTCACAATCGGTCAGTCACTGGGCGCAGCAATGTTTATCGCCGTATCGTTGCTGATAATCGGTATGGACTGGTTTCCCGCTCTCCTGCTTGCGACGATCGGGATCGAAATCGCGCCGGCCGCCACTATCCTCGTGTTGCGTGAATATGAAGCCCGCGGCGACTTCACCGACACCCTCATAACAATCGTGGCGACATCGAATATCGTCTGTATCCTCAGCTTTGAATTCGTCTTCTCGCTCGGGCAGATCAGGGAGGGTACCAGCCTGCTCTACGCCGCCATGAGCCCCCTGTACGAACTCGGAGGTTCGCTCGTCATCGGCTCCGCGGTTGGCTACGTGATATCAAAATGGGAACAGCATGTCGAGGACCAGGCGGAACTGCTCATGATCATCGTCGCCGGCGTGATGCTCGTCATCGGACTGGCCACTACTCTCAATCTTCAGCCGCTCTTCGCCGCCCTCATCATGGGCGCCGTAACGACCAATCTTTCTCTGATGCACCGCCTGATATATATCGAACTGAGACAAGTCGAACAGCCCCTTTATATCGCCTTCTTCGTGCTCGCCGGGGCATCTTTGCACCTGGAACTCCTTCCCGCCCTGGGCCTGGCCGGCATAACTTACCTCGTAAGCAGGCCGGTCGGAAAAATCATCGGTATCTATGCGGTCAGCCGTTGGAAAAATCTCTCGACCGATGTTCGCAAATATCTGGGGCTGGGGATGCTGGTACAGGCCGGAGTGGCTATCGGACTGGTCAACGTAATAAATGACGCCGACCCCCAACTGGGAAATACCATCACCCCCCTTGTCCTCGCATCAATCATAATCTATGAGACCGCCGGCCCTCCCGTGATCCGATGGGTGCTGTATAAAGTCCGCGAGGTTGCTTCGATTGAATAG
- the accD gene encoding acetyl-CoA carboxylase, carboxyltransferase subunit beta: protein MTWFRKDKSGLARQEKKNIPEGLWTKCDSCGEVVYSRKMEELLWVCPSCDFHFRISSQKYIDLLLDNGELEEHDVHVASKDPLKFKDSKRYPDRIKQAQQKTGKVEGVISGIGKIDGIMVSFAIMNFEFIGGSMGSVVGEKIARAIERAIEGNMPLVVVSCSGGARMQEGILSLMQMAKTSALLAVLAEKQIPYLSILTNPTTAGVMASYASLGDVILAEPKALLGFAGPRVIQQTIGQDLPEGFQSTEFFLEKGFVDKIVHRKELRPTVSRLLHYMWRK, encoded by the coding sequence ATGACGTGGTTTAGAAAAGATAAGTCTGGTTTGGCCCGCCAGGAGAAGAAGAATATTCCGGAAGGCTTGTGGACCAAGTGCGATTCGTGCGGCGAGGTGGTCTACAGCCGAAAGATGGAAGAGCTACTGTGGGTCTGTCCCAGTTGCGATTTCCATTTCAGGATATCGAGCCAGAAATATATAGACCTTTTGCTGGATAACGGTGAGCTGGAGGAACACGACGTTCATGTCGCCTCAAAAGACCCGCTCAAATTCAAAGATTCCAAACGGTATCCCGACAGAATCAAGCAGGCCCAGCAGAAGACCGGCAAGGTCGAGGGAGTGATTTCCGGTATCGGCAAAATTGACGGCATCATGGTATCGTTCGCCATCATGAATTTCGAGTTTATCGGCGGTTCGATGGGTTCGGTGGTCGGTGAAAAAATCGCGCGGGCGATTGAGCGGGCAATCGAGGGAAATATGCCGCTTGTGGTGGTATCCTGTTCCGGGGGAGCCCGCATGCAGGAGGGCATCCTGTCTCTTATGCAGATGGCCAAAACATCGGCATTGCTGGCGGTGCTGGCCGAGAAGCAGATACCGTACCTATCGATACTGACCAACCCGACCACGGCGGGGGTGATGGCATCGTACGCCTCGCTCGGCGACGTGATTCTCGCGGAACCGAAGGCGCTTTTGGGTTTTGCCGGGCCGAGAGTGATTCAGCAGACAATCGGGCAGGACCTGCCCGAAGGTTTTCAGTCGACCGAGTTTTTCCTCGAAAAGGGGTTTGTTGACAAGATCGTCCATCGCAAGGAGCTTCGCCCTACCGTCAGCCGCCTTCTGCACTACATGTGGAGAAAATAA
- a CDS encoding folylpolyglutamate synthase/dihydrofolate synthase family protein, which yields MPRHTYEAAEKYILSREFFGMKLGLENITGFLHQIGDPQNKYKTIHIAGTNGKGSTAAMLEAIYRAQGYKTGLFTSPHLVSLRERVKVNGRKIPKHSVAAFIDRHRKVLSKRKLSFFELTTAMALEHFARVGVEIAVIETGLGGRLDASNVLLPELTIITDVSFDHMEILGDTLPRIAYEKAGIIKRGVPHLVGLLPEPAEKVIRRRCVKLSAPFHRLRLTDYRPYPERMSLDFRYNGLAMNNVKPALIGPQQLQNSALVLKAVSILRDRGLYVSRRAILEGLKQTYWPGRFQIVEYRRKPLHIFDVCHNASGVEAFVRTFELRFPGRKAKVITGFVKRKEHQKMFDSLRRIAESYALVPLATGRSTDTRELIRTIDWRGVPYKKYGSLDSAYNKTVKTTSPEEIVAIIGSHYLVGEFFGKHKVK from the coding sequence ATGCCGCGTCATACTTACGAGGCAGCGGAGAAGTATATTCTCTCCCGCGAGTTTTTTGGCATGAAACTCGGGTTGGAAAATATCACCGGGTTTCTTCATCAGATTGGCGACCCTCAAAACAAATACAAAACGATTCACATCGCAGGAACGAATGGCAAAGGTTCCACGGCGGCGATGCTGGAGGCGATATATCGCGCGCAGGGCTATAAGACGGGACTGTTTACATCACCTCACCTGGTGAGCCTCCGGGAGCGCGTGAAGGTAAACGGGCGCAAGATTCCAAAACATTCGGTAGCGGCTTTTATCGATCGTCATCGCAAGGTGCTTTCTAAACGGAAGCTGTCGTTTTTCGAACTGACCACCGCTATGGCTCTGGAACACTTCGCGCGAGTCGGCGTGGAAATTGCCGTTATCGAGACCGGACTTGGCGGTAGACTCGATGCTTCGAATGTCCTTTTACCCGAACTCACGATTATCACGGATGTGAGTTTTGACCATATGGAGATACTGGGCGACACGCTGCCCAGGATCGCATATGAGAAAGCCGGCATAATAAAGCGAGGGGTGCCGCATCTTGTCGGACTTTTGCCGGAGCCGGCTGAGAAAGTTATCCGGCGGAGGTGTGTCAAGCTGAGCGCGCCATTTCACAGGTTGCGACTGACGGACTACCGGCCGTATCCGGAAAGAATGAGCCTGGACTTCAGGTACAACGGCCTGGCGATGAATAATGTCAAACCGGCTCTGATAGGCCCGCAGCAGTTGCAAAACTCGGCGCTGGTTTTGAAAGCGGTATCGATTCTGAGGGATCGAGGCTTATATGTCAGTCGCCGGGCTATACTGGAAGGTTTGAAACAAACTTACTGGCCGGGGCGTTTTCAGATTGTGGAATACCGTCGCAAGCCGCTTCATATTTTCGATGTCTGTCACAATGCGTCCGGGGTGGAGGCGTTCGTTAGAACGTTTGAGCTTCGTTTTCCGGGCAGGAAGGCGAAGGTTATTACCGGATTTGTGAAACGGAAAGAGCATCAGAAGATGTTTGACAGCCTGAGACGAATCGCCGAATCTTATGCTCTGGTGCCGCTGGCCACCGGCCGGTCCACTGATACGAGGGAATTGATTCGTACGATTGACTGGCGCGGCGTGCCTTACAAAAAGTACGGTTCGCTCGATAGCGCGTATAATAAAACAGTAAAGACGACCTCGCCTGAAGAAATAGTAGCGATAATAGGCTCGCATTATCTGGTGGGTGAATTTTTTGGCAAGCACAAGGTAAAATGA
- a CDS encoding response regulator produces the protein MTPLFEKIIVVDDEKRMCDSLTALLSDEGYQVEAFQDPRQAAQAIRTSRVDLVITDIKMPEVDGLELLQIVKQVDLDIPVILMTGYASLDSAIQAITRGAYDYLLKPVEFTQLDLAVRRALDKRRSDLSRLRILEELKISNLILHRRIGELNALYEAGKSIGSTANLKELLRQIVVLASSVTEAQVGSIMLIDEQGECLTIEAAIGLEEKIIATTRLPIGASIAGHVAQKGEPMIVENVEQDGRFKRINKERYGAASLLCCPLKIKNKVIGVINMANKQGGEGFTKNDLHLLTNFASQAAVAVDDANQFEKNRRRLTEFQILHEITTELPQIRSLGDFREKLIDKLSRVFPIDYSIWFNWDPSRKVLTADGISGTTEVPLTRSGKIDLSKITRDSIVFGPFDDGALDVSDIGSMTSAVSAYLDKSELFPNAKNAHVAIPIARYGELAYVFYMASDFKTKYSEEDISLARLVISQGAILFEKEKALLNATRLLTMGNMISEISHDLRRPLTSIKGGLQIISQRWPDVMENSQFLKDVQDEVHRMNELVKELVDFSNPNKYQTEKVDLRQVVERASELVDADLRKKKITMEVRYDDADWNIIINKNQIMEVFLNLFLNAIDAMPEGGLLTVHGLIEKPGHKKVDYLAVKVTDTGVGIRKENLSKVFDRYYTTKDTGTGLGLAVVERIVSAHNGTLTVDSQEGQGSTFTIYLPYDQSM, from the coding sequence ATGACGCCATTATTCGAAAAAATCATTGTGGTCGACGACGAAAAGAGAATGTGTGATTCTCTGACGGCTCTTTTGAGTGACGAAGGTTACCAGGTCGAGGCTTTTCAGGATCCCAGGCAGGCGGCGCAGGCAATCCGTACCAGTCGGGTGGATCTCGTTATCACGGACATAAAGATGCCCGAGGTCGATGGTCTGGAGCTTCTTCAGATTGTCAAGCAGGTTGATCTGGACATTCCGGTAATCCTGATGACCGGGTACGCGTCGCTCGATTCCGCTATTCAGGCCATCACGAGGGGAGCTTATGATTATCTGCTCAAGCCGGTGGAGTTCACGCAACTCGATTTGGCGGTGAGACGCGCCCTGGATAAACGTCGTTCGGACCTGTCCAGACTTCGAATCCTCGAGGAGCTCAAGATCTCCAACCTGATTCTTCACCGCCGCATCGGCGAACTCAATGCTCTCTACGAGGCGGGCAAATCGATTGGTTCCACTGCGAACCTGAAGGAACTGCTTCGGCAAATCGTCGTGCTGGCTTCAAGCGTAACCGAGGCGCAGGTGGGTTCGATAATGCTCATTGACGAGCAGGGGGAGTGCCTGACGATTGAGGCCGCTATCGGGCTCGAGGAGAAGATCATCGCGACCACAAGATTGCCCATCGGCGCTTCGATTGCGGGTCATGTCGCACAGAAAGGCGAGCCCATGATAGTCGAGAACGTCGAGCAGGATGGTCGTTTCAAGCGTATCAACAAGGAGCGTTACGGCGCTGCTTCGCTCTTGTGCTGTCCGCTGAAGATAAAGAACAAGGTCATCGGTGTAATCAACATGGCCAACAAACAGGGCGGCGAGGGATTCACGAAGAATGACCTGCACCTTCTCACGAATTTTGCCTCCCAGGCGGCGGTCGCTGTCGATGATGCCAATCAGTTCGAGAAGAACCGTCGCCGGCTGACCGAGTTTCAGATTCTCCATGAGATCACTACCGAACTTCCCCAGATACGCTCCCTCGGCGATTTCCGGGAAAAACTCATAGACAAGCTGAGCCGCGTTTTTCCCATAGACTACTCAATCTGGTTCAACTGGGATCCCTCGCGCAAGGTGCTGACCGCCGACGGTATCTCCGGCACCACCGAGGTACCACTGACGCGCAGCGGCAAGATCGATCTATCGAAAATAACCCGTGACAGTATCGTCTTCGGACCTTTTGACGACGGCGCTCTTGATGTTTCGGATATCGGTTCGATGACCTCGGCCGTCTCCGCATACCTCGATAAGAGCGAGTTGTTCCCCAATGCCAAGAACGCCCATGTGGCGATACCGATCGCGCGGTATGGTGAACTGGCGTACGTTTTCTATATGGCTTCGGATTTCAAGACAAAGTACAGCGAGGAGGATATCTCGCTGGCCCGGCTGGTTATTTCACAGGGAGCGATTCTCTTCGAGAAGGAAAAAGCGCTTCTGAATGCCACGCGTCTTTTGACCATGGGCAATATGATATCCGAAATCAGCCACGACCTGCGCCGTCCGCTGACATCGATAAAGGGAGGACTTCAGATTATCAGCCAGCGATGGCCGGATGTTATGGAGAACTCGCAGTTTTTAAAAGATGTTCAGGACGAGGTTCACCGGATGAACGAGCTGGTTAAGGAATTGGTCGATTTTTCCAATCCCAACAAATATCAAACCGAAAAAGTGGACTTGAGGCAGGTTGTGGAAAGGGCAAGTGAACTGGTCGACGCTGACCTTCGCAAGAAAAAGATTACGATGGAAGTGCGCTATGATGATGCCGACTGGAACATCATAATCAATAAAAACCAGATCATGGAAGTCTTTTTGAATCTTTTCCTCAACGCCATTGATGCCATGCCCGAGGGCGGCTTGTTGACCGTGCACGGCTTGATTGAAAAGCCGGGGCACAAGAAAGTAGACTATCTGGCTGTGAAAGTGACCGACACCGGTGTCGGCATCAGAAAGGAAAACCTCTCGAAAGTCTTTGACCGGTATTATACTACCAAGGATACCGGTACCGGTCTGGGACTGGCGGTGGTCGAGAGGATAGTATCGGCTCATAATGGAACCCTTACGGTGGACTCCCAGGAGGGGCAGGGTTCCACTTTCACGATATACCTTCCCTATGATCAGAGCATGTAG
- the tsaE gene encoding tRNA (adenosine(37)-N6)-threonylcarbamoyltransferase complex ATPase subunit type 1 TsaE — translation MQRMLNIISHSEEETLALASKLALLFKPGDVLVLTGVLGAGKTVFVRGLAAAMGIDESIVNSPSFTLVNEYQGEKTLYHFDLYRLGDSSELYEIGWDEYLSRDGLVVVEWGEKAAGYLPERYYQMEFGIVNETDREINISFVNGGD, via the coding sequence ATGCAACGAATGTTGAACATCATTTCGCACAGCGAAGAGGAGACTCTGGCGCTGGCGTCGAAGCTGGCCTTACTGTTCAAGCCCGGGGATGTGCTTGTCCTGACAGGGGTGCTTGGCGCCGGTAAGACGGTCTTCGTGCGGGGACTGGCGGCGGCGATGGGTATCGATGAATCCATCGTGAACTCGCCATCGTTTACACTTGTTAACGAATATCAGGGGGAGAAAACGCTTTATCATTTTGACCTGTATCGCCTGGGGGATTCCTCGGAGTTGTACGAAATCGGCTGGGATGAGTATCTCAGTCGCGATGGTCTGGTGGTGGTGGAATGGGGAGAGAAGGCAGCGGGATATCTTCCGGAAAGATATTACCAGATGGAGTTCGGCATTGTCAATGAGACCGACAGGGAGATAAACATCTCGTTTGTCAACGGCGGCGATTGA
- the tsaB gene encoding tRNA (adenosine(37)-N6)-threonylcarbamoyltransferase complex dimerization subunit type 1 TsaB has protein sequence MNILAIDTSGKHLRLALSFGGDRLVKSDELMEQSHGQLLMKKIGELFRSAGLRKEELNAIVICTGPGSFTGLRIGLAASKGMAVALGIEVVPVSLFEIAAQKLSAVDSEVSVVVPLKRDEFFVSEVAGGKQVSEIRVVNDRELESLVNERPVVAIHFDLQNNAGILAANDLSSAVGYDAADMIYIGLAKLESGYSSDLAMLEPLYVQKSQAEIRFERRGKGEN, from the coding sequence GTGAATATTCTCGCGATAGATACATCGGGTAAACATCTCAGATTAGCGCTTAGTTTTGGCGGGGATCGGCTGGTCAAATCGGACGAGTTGATGGAGCAATCGCACGGCCAGCTTTTGATGAAAAAGATCGGGGAGCTTTTTCGGTCGGCCGGTCTTCGCAAGGAGGAATTGAACGCCATAGTGATCTGTACCGGGCCCGGTTCTTTTACCGGTTTGCGCATCGGATTGGCCGCGTCGAAAGGGATGGCTGTGGCGCTCGGTATTGAGGTTGTGCCGGTGAGTCTGTTCGAAATCGCGGCTCAAAAGTTGAGCGCGGTGGATAGCGAGGTAAGCGTGGTCGTGCCGCTCAAGCGGGATGAGTTTTTTGTCAGCGAGGTGGCCGGCGGCAAGCAGGTATCGGAAATTCGTGTGGTGAATGACCGGGAGCTTGAGTCGCTGGTTAACGAGCGGCCGGTAGTGGCAATTCATTTTGACCTTCAAAATAACGCCGGTATTCTGGCGGCGAATGATCTGTCATCGGCGGTCGGCTATGACGCGGCTGATATGATTTATATTGGTCTGGCCAAACTCGAGTCGGGCTACAGCAGTGATTTGGCCATGCTGGAGCCTTTGTATGTTCAGAAATCACAGGCGGAGATCAGGTTTGAGCGACGAGGCAAAGGCGAAAACTGA
- the rimI gene encoding ribosomal protein S18-alanine N-acetyltransferase — translation MSDEAKAKTDIAIRDMVLADIPRVMELERAIFPDPWSVAAFKQQVTEKDWGGLVAESDGMVIGYACYYMVAGEAHLTNIGVEPNYRRKSVAKQLLDNILQFVADNECEYIFLEVRPSNSGAITFYEKFGFDVLYRRPNYYRKPVEDALVMGRYIPLK, via the coding sequence TTGAGCGACGAGGCAAAGGCGAAAACTGATATAGCCATAAGAGATATGGTGTTAGCGGATATTCCGCGGGTGATGGAGCTCGAGCGGGCAATATTTCCTGATCCCTGGTCGGTGGCGGCTTTTAAACAGCAAGTCACCGAAAAGGATTGGGGCGGTCTTGTGGCGGAATCTGATGGTATGGTAATCGGTTACGCCTGTTATTATATGGTCGCTGGCGAAGCCCATCTGACCAACATCGGGGTCGAGCCCAATTATCGCAGAAAATCTGTTGCCAAGCAGCTTTTGGACAATATCTTACAGTTCGTAGCCGATAACGAATGCGAGTATATTTTTCTTGAAGTAAGGCCCAGTAATAGCGGGGCCATAACTTTTTATGAGAAGTTTGGATTCGATGTGCTATATCGCCGGCCGAATTACTATCGCAAACCGGTCGAGGACGCTCTGGTGATGGGGAGGTATATCCCGCTGAAGTGA